A region from the Rhodospirillaceae bacterium genome encodes:
- a CDS encoding DUF1116 domain-containing protein produces the protein MTDTAQQSLSVINVGLASFADAINESGGTAVHVDWRPPADGDMKVARALAGLVNNERIESANRTAFERYLTAQPILKGVGRAGDVIPGIGERMILHSGPPIHWDNVCGPVHGAIIGAILFEGWADNEKSAEALLKSGEVTIAPCHHHATVGPMAGITSPSMPVWMVSDADGSNQAFTNLNEGLGKVLRFGANSPDVIERLRWMQNTLARVLGAATSASDGIDIKTIMAQALNMGDEVHNRNAASTGLLLKQLVPHALRAGLPADDVAQAIEFISGNDHFFLNVSMAACKSMLDAAHGVPNSSMVTAMARNGVEFGIRVSGCGDQWFTTPAPVVDGLYFPSYSIDDAAPDLGDSAITETAGLGGFAMAAAPAIVQFVGGTPADAIRRSREMQPITIGRNNAFTIPALDFGATAAGIDVRKVVDTGIQPIINTGIAHKDAGVGQIGAGITRAPMACFTQAVMSLTETLTR, from the coding sequence ATGACCGACACTGCCCAACAATCTCTCAGTGTCATAAACGTCGGCCTCGCATCTTTCGCCGATGCCATCAACGAGTCGGGCGGCACAGCGGTTCATGTGGATTGGCGCCCGCCTGCCGACGGAGACATGAAGGTAGCCAGGGCGCTCGCGGGTCTCGTGAACAATGAGAGAATTGAGAGCGCCAATCGAACCGCATTTGAAAGGTACCTGACGGCCCAGCCCATCCTGAAAGGCGTTGGCCGGGCAGGCGATGTTATCCCGGGCATAGGCGAACGTATGATTTTGCATTCCGGGCCACCGATCCATTGGGACAATGTGTGCGGCCCAGTGCATGGAGCGATCATCGGGGCCATCCTGTTTGAAGGATGGGCCGATAACGAGAAATCGGCGGAGGCCTTGCTCAAGAGTGGTGAGGTAACCATCGCACCCTGTCACCACCATGCAACCGTCGGACCCATGGCGGGCATTACGAGTCCTTCCATGCCGGTTTGGATGGTCTCGGATGCGGACGGCAGCAATCAGGCCTTCACCAATCTGAACGAGGGACTTGGCAAGGTCCTTCGCTTCGGCGCAAACAGCCCAGACGTGATTGAGCGGCTCAGGTGGATGCAAAACACACTGGCACGCGTGCTTGGTGCCGCTACTTCGGCCAGCGATGGGATCGACATTAAAACCATCATGGCCCAGGCTCTTAATATGGGCGACGAGGTCCACAACCGGAATGCGGCTTCTACAGGGTTGCTGCTCAAGCAACTCGTGCCCCATGCCTTGCGCGCGGGTCTTCCGGCGGATGATGTCGCGCAGGCGATTGAGTTCATTTCCGGCAATGATCATTTCTTTCTCAATGTTTCGATGGCGGCATGCAAATCGATGCTTGATGCGGCGCACGGCGTGCCCAACAGCTCCATGGTGACGGCAATGGCGCGAAACGGGGTTGAGTTTGGCATTCGTGTCAGTGGCTGCGGTGACCAATGGTTTACCACGCCGGCTCCCGTGGTTGATGGTCTTTACTTCCCATCTTATTCCATCGATGACGCAGCCCCCGATTTGGGCGATAGCGCAATCACCGAGACGGCCGGGCTCGGAGGGTTCGCCATGGCTGCAGCGCCGGCAATTGTCCAGTTTGTGGGCGGCACCCCAGCCGATGCCATCCGGCGCAGTCGGGAAATGCAGCCCATTACCATCGGGCGCAACAACGCCTTCACCATTCCGGCTCTTGATTTCGGAGCTACCGCCGCTGGGATCGATGTCCGCAAAGTCGTTGATACAGGAATCCAGCCGATCATTAATACTGGGATCGCTCACAAGGATGCGGGCGTCGGCCAAATTGGCGCTGGTATCACCCGGGCCCCAATGGCCTGTTTCACGCAAGCCGTTATGTCGTTGACGGAGACGCTAACCAGATAG
- the gltA gene encoding NADPH-dependent glutamate synthase, giving the protein MAKKTIRTIPQERTPIPVQAPKERVNNFAEVALGYGLDDALNECERCLMCPEAACIAGCPVSINIPEFIAKVIEKDFRGAYDVIGDANLLPAICGRVCPQEDQCEGVCPVGDTLEPVAIGRLERWVGDLAIEKGWTNVPYIEPNGYRIGIVGSGPAGVACAADMAKAGCDVTVYEAFHKPGGVLRYGIPDFRLPNEVIDAEMANLTRLGVRIECNTLVGRLFTIEQMIDEMGYDAVFVGTGAGTPRFMDIPGEFLNGVLSANELLTRCNLMGAGDFPKHDTPLHLGKHLAVIGSGNTAMDAMRVPLRLGAEKVSCVYRRTKAESPARDEEIEHAEEEGIEFHWLTAPVEILGDDDGNVRGMRCIRMELGEPDESGRRRPVPLEGSEFEFEADMVVYAIGTSANPIIGQTSKLKLNKWGYIETDDNLATSMAGVYAGGDIVTGGATVILAMGAGRKAAHGMKAYLGIRDTDAIYDPEPEETTTPLFGIDPKEKNFSQLRLAD; this is encoded by the coding sequence ATGGCAAAGAAAACCATCCGAACAATACCGCAAGAACGAACACCTATTCCAGTGCAAGCCCCCAAGGAAAGGGTCAATAATTTTGCCGAGGTTGCGCTTGGTTATGGACTGGATGATGCGCTTAACGAGTGCGAGCGCTGCCTCATGTGTCCGGAAGCGGCCTGTATCGCGGGTTGTCCCGTCAGCATAAATATACCGGAATTTATCGCCAAGGTAATCGAGAAAGATTTTCGCGGTGCCTACGACGTCATCGGCGACGCCAATTTACTACCGGCCATCTGTGGGCGTGTTTGTCCTCAGGAAGATCAGTGCGAAGGTGTCTGTCCGGTCGGCGATACGCTGGAGCCGGTGGCCATCGGCAGGCTGGAACGCTGGGTTGGCGATCTAGCGATTGAGAAGGGCTGGACCAACGTTCCCTATATCGAACCTAATGGTTACAGGATCGGCATTGTCGGTTCGGGTCCCGCTGGCGTGGCATGCGCCGCCGACATGGCCAAGGCGGGATGCGATGTTACCGTCTATGAAGCCTTTCATAAACCAGGCGGTGTGCTGCGCTACGGCATTCCCGACTTCCGCTTACCCAACGAGGTCATTGATGCCGAGATGGCAAACCTCACGAGACTGGGCGTCAGGATTGAGTGTAATACGCTGGTCGGTCGACTTTTCACGATAGAACAGATGATTGATGAAATGGGCTATGATGCCGTGTTCGTCGGCACCGGCGCGGGGACGCCCCGGTTCATGGACATACCCGGAGAATTTCTCAATGGTGTGCTTTCGGCTAATGAACTCCTGACACGCTGCAACCTCATGGGCGCGGGCGACTTCCCTAAGCACGATACGCCACTGCATCTTGGCAAGCACCTTGCTGTAATTGGCTCCGGTAATACGGCAATGGACGCAATGCGGGTGCCACTTAGACTGGGCGCAGAGAAGGTGAGCTGTGTTTACCGCAGAACCAAGGCCGAAAGCCCCGCCCGGGACGAAGAAATAGAACACGCCGAAGAGGAAGGTATTGAATTCCACTGGCTGACCGCACCGGTGGAAATTCTCGGCGATGATGACGGTAACGTCCGAGGCATGCGATGCATTCGCATGGAACTAGGCGAACCCGACGAAAGTGGTCGCCGTCGTCCGGTCCCTCTTGAAGGTAGCGAATTCGAATTCGAAGCCGACATGGTGGTCTACGCCATCGGCACCAGCGCCAACCCAATTATTGGCCAGACCTCCAAGCTGAAGCTCAACAAGTGGGGTTATATCGAAACGGACGATAATCTGGCGACATCAATGGCCGGGGTTTACGCCGGAGGAGATATTGTGACCGGTGGAGCCACCGTGATCCTAGCCATGGGTGCCGGACGCAAAGCGGCACACGGTATGAAAGCGTATCTCGGAATTCGTGATACCGACGCCATCTATGACCCGGAGCCGGAAGAAACGACCACCCCACTGTTTGGAATCGACCCGAAGGAGAAAAATTTTTCCCAACTTCGGCTTGCCGACTGA
- a CDS encoding purine/pyrimidine permease: MADTSEAAEAATEDRGFATLELQLDDYPGPLKTALFGIQHVLVMFTAMVGGPLIVGRLLKLPADTQVDMIAGTMIGCGIGTMISALGVGFIGARLPIVMGVFYIFIGPLVAIGKTAGLAAAMTALIIGGLIQFAWSPLIGKMRRFFPAIVTGTTILLIGTGLMKIGIMVATGFRTPGFGQPLTLSLALLMIVLIVVIASYTKGFVRALSLFAAMVVGYLVAAAFGMLDFSKVAAAPWVAAPNPFPYGGLVWPGLSGLIAIIICFFATSVEVTGDTLAVSRIVGVPSEDWRVRGAVANDGIGSAISAAFGGMALTSYSQNVGVISLTGIGSRFVVAAGGAFLILMALVPKVAATIALIPAPVLGGVLLVMFGMVASVGIDIIGRNIKDRRDALIVAVALGVGLGIQVAPPGAFNVIMPEIRLLTSDGIVMGIMTALVLNIILPKEKEKE; the protein is encoded by the coding sequence ATGGCCGATACGTCGGAGGCTGCTGAAGCAGCCACGGAAGATCGTGGCTTTGCCACGCTTGAACTGCAACTCGACGACTATCCAGGACCGTTAAAGACCGCGTTGTTTGGTATTCAGCATGTTCTGGTGATGTTTACCGCAATGGTGGGGGGGCCGCTTATCGTTGGGCGTTTGCTCAAGCTGCCCGCCGATACGCAAGTCGATATGATTGCCGGCACGATGATCGGTTGTGGCATCGGCACGATGATTTCGGCGCTTGGGGTCGGCTTTATCGGCGCGCGTCTCCCTATCGTCATGGGTGTTTTCTACATCTTCATTGGCCCTCTTGTCGCGATCGGCAAAACCGCCGGTCTTGCTGCGGCGATGACGGCACTGATTATCGGTGGCCTCATCCAGTTCGCTTGGAGTCCGCTGATTGGTAAGATGCGCCGGTTCTTCCCGGCGATTGTCACGGGGACGACCATCCTCCTGATCGGTACAGGCCTGATGAAGATTGGTATTATGGTCGCGACCGGTTTTCGAACACCTGGGTTTGGACAACCGCTGACGCTGAGCTTGGCGTTGCTGATGATCGTCTTAATTGTCGTTATCGCCAGTTACACCAAGGGCTTCGTACGGGCCTTGTCATTGTTCGCAGCCATGGTCGTTGGTTATTTGGTCGCCGCGGCGTTCGGGATGCTGGATTTCTCAAAGGTCGCAGCAGCGCCTTGGGTTGCGGCTCCGAATCCGTTCCCCTATGGCGGCTTGGTTTGGCCTGGGCTCAGTGGTCTGATCGCCATCATAATTTGTTTCTTCGCAACATCGGTGGAGGTTACGGGTGATACCTTGGCCGTTAGCCGCATTGTCGGTGTTCCATCGGAGGACTGGCGTGTCCGAGGCGCTGTCGCCAATGACGGCATCGGTTCGGCCATATCGGCTGCGTTTGGTGGTATGGCGCTCACGTCGTACTCTCAGAATGTCGGGGTTATATCGCTGACCGGTATTGGCAGCCGTTTTGTGGTCGCCGCCGGTGGCGCGTTCCTGATCCTAATGGCGCTGGTTCCAAAGGTGGCAGCGACCATCGCGCTGATACCGGCACCGGTGCTCGGTGGCGTTTTATTGGTGATGTTTGGCATGGTGGCTTCGGTTGGGATCGACATTATTGGTCGAAACATAAAGGACCGCCGCGATGCACTGATTGTTGCAGTTGCCTTGGGTGTCGGCCTGGGAATCCAAGTCGCACCTCCGGGCGCCTTCAACGTGATTATGCCTGAGATTCGGCTTCTCACCAGCGATGGAATCGTCATGGGCATCATGACGGCGCTGGTCCTCAATATCATACTGCCGAAGGAGAAAGAGAAAGAATAA
- the fdrA gene encoding acyl-CoA synthetase FdrA gives MTKNDMQTEFKILPNVYRDSVALMQISSKLCALPGIIQASAIMATEANIDLLLEAGLIEKAVPAQPNNLLITIQGDNANSVEAALGEAEASIEGEKLSPASGEDEAFAPCNIEMALDELPDAQLALISCPGEYAGAEAEKALRLGLDVMIFSDNVSVEDEVALKQLAADTDRLVMGPDCGTAIMNGIPLGFANVVSHGDIGIVAASGTGLQQVSCLVDSLGGGISQALGTGGRDLSAEVGGRSMIKGLNLLADDETTAVIVLISKPPAQEVAEKVLAVAAACGKPVVVNFLGAEPDSMRRENTYPAVTLEHAAHIAVELSKGNKALSNDLSRHGLGEPEIKELVSPLSDSQKFVRGLYSGGTFSYEAMLLLESEIGPVNSASPLTPAHKLNDIWSSTGNTVLDLGDDNFTRGRPHPMIDHRLRHDRILQEAKDPETAVILFDVVTGYGSHPDPAGEMAASISAAANGAYSPIFVGFVCGTNADPQNRSDQEKKLRDAGAVVVSNNAQAVRLTGDFIAKLGDGK, from the coding sequence GTGACCAAGAACGATATGCAAACCGAATTTAAAATCCTGCCAAACGTTTACCGCGACTCGGTCGCGTTGATGCAGATTTCGTCCAAGCTGTGTGCTCTTCCAGGCATTATCCAAGCGTCCGCCATCATGGCGACCGAGGCCAACATTGACCTTTTGCTCGAGGCCGGCCTAATTGAAAAAGCCGTCCCTGCCCAACCCAACAATCTTTTGATTACCATTCAAGGCGATAACGCGAATTCCGTGGAAGCTGCTCTTGGCGAGGCGGAGGCCTCTATTGAGGGAGAAAAGTTGAGCCCAGCCAGCGGCGAGGATGAAGCCTTCGCACCCTGCAATATTGAAATGGCATTGGATGAACTTCCTGATGCCCAATTGGCATTAATATCGTGTCCTGGCGAATATGCGGGCGCGGAAGCTGAAAAAGCTTTGCGCCTCGGGCTCGATGTGATGATTTTCAGCGACAACGTTTCTGTTGAGGACGAAGTGGCCCTCAAGCAATTGGCTGCCGATACGGACAGGCTGGTCATGGGACCTGACTGTGGCACGGCGATCATGAACGGCATTCCCTTAGGCTTTGCAAATGTCGTGTCTCATGGTGATATCGGCATCGTCGCCGCCTCCGGCACGGGATTGCAGCAGGTTTCCTGCCTCGTCGATTCCCTAGGCGGCGGCATTTCGCAGGCCCTTGGAACGGGGGGACGGGACCTTAGCGCCGAGGTCGGCGGACGATCAATGATCAAGGGTCTTAATTTACTGGCTGATGATGAAACGACGGCGGTAATTGTTCTGATTTCAAAACCACCTGCCCAGGAAGTCGCCGAAAAAGTTTTGGCCGTGGCAGCTGCCTGCGGCAAACCGGTTGTGGTGAATTTTTTGGGTGCTGAACCAGATTCCATGCGACGGGAGAATACTTACCCCGCTGTAACGCTCGAACATGCAGCCCATATAGCTGTCGAATTGTCGAAAGGGAATAAAGCCTTATCGAACGACTTATCCCGGCATGGGTTGGGGGAGCCTGAGATTAAAGAACTTGTCTCTCCTTTGTCGGACAGCCAAAAGTTTGTCCGTGGTCTTTATAGTGGCGGCACGTTCAGTTATGAGGCAATGCTGCTTTTGGAATCTGAGATCGGCCCAGTGAATTCCGCCTCGCCCCTTACGCCCGCGCATAAGCTCAACGATATTTGGTCGAGCACCGGAAACACGGTTCTGGATCTTGGTGACGATAATTTTACCCGCGGGCGGCCCCATCCGATGATCGATCACAGGCTACGTCATGATCGAATTCTGCAGGAAGCAAAGGATCCGGAAACCGCGGTGATATTATTTGACGTTGTTACAGGATACGGTTCCCACCCTGACCCAGCTGGCGAGATGGCGGCGTCAATCAGCGCTGCGGCAAACGGCGCATACAGTCCAATTTTCGTCGGGTTTGTCTGTGGGACGAACGCGGACCCCCAAAATCGTTCGGACCAGGAGAAAAAATTGCGGGACGCTGGCGCGGTGGTCGTCAGTAACAACGCTCAGGCAGTTCGGCTGACTGGGGATTTCATAGCTAAACTGGGGGATGGGAAATGA
- a CDS encoding 2-oxoacid:acceptor oxidoreductase subunit alpha encodes MNTSLLKPKKRQKQKTKTTASPSKQGAASKSKPALTLDEQIVEVVSDSGEGAQRCGQAFGSIAARMGNGIWTVEIIPAEIQPPARSIAGTSGNRIRLASHRVTNGGDEADLVVGFNEQVLLSRVQAGELKPGCTILLESKWRGDKDSKIAEMYAETIKRLASDGYKIIEANLEEECLKYVSDPTRGKNMFVLGVLCSIYSLDLDIAREQVAFIFAKKSDRIISDNVKLLEAGHEWAEINLDIKYRIPPSEIQKPQIVVNGNIALGLGVMASGMEVCAMYPITPATSASHYLSGVFESVGGLVHQAEDEIAACAFAIGASYAGKCAVTITSGPGFSLKQETIGLAVMGEIPLVVVNVQRGGPSTGLPTKAEQGDLLFSCFGGHGDAPKVVIAAADIEDCFYSMITARKIAETFNMVVVVLTDANLASAQQPFARPQINEEWFAPPVDQSAVTHRDKPYDWNEKTGLARRLIPGQPGGMHCLTGLAHDEMSRVAYKAETNETGMRARSLKLAALQKTLKTPTVFGDDEGDLLVVGWGSTKGAIEEAISRLRADGCKVSSLHLKFLQPMASGIGEVLQRFDKVMTVESNWSDNIEDEIIDADNRRYSELALLLRARYLIDVDCWSEVKGQPIKPGSVVRAIRDKLQKKGP; translated from the coding sequence ATGAATACGAGCCTATTGAAACCTAAAAAACGACAGAAGCAGAAGACCAAGACCACCGCGAGCCCTTCAAAACAGGGCGCGGCATCGAAAAGCAAACCTGCACTGACGTTGGACGAACAAATTGTTGAAGTCGTCAGCGATTCAGGCGAGGGGGCACAACGGTGCGGTCAAGCATTTGGGTCAATTGCTGCGCGTATGGGAAACGGCATTTGGACCGTCGAAATTATTCCCGCCGAAATTCAACCTCCAGCACGCAGTATCGCCGGCACCAGTGGCAACCGTATTCGACTGGCGTCTCATCGTGTAACCAACGGTGGCGACGAGGCGGATTTAGTTGTCGGCTTTAACGAGCAGGTCCTCCTGAGCCGGGTTCAGGCTGGAGAACTCAAGCCGGGCTGCACCATTCTGCTCGAAAGTAAATGGCGCGGTGACAAGGATTCAAAAATTGCCGAGATGTATGCCGAGACGATCAAACGTCTCGCATCGGATGGCTATAAAATTATTGAAGCCAATTTAGAAGAAGAGTGCCTTAAATATGTTTCCGATCCCACACGGGGCAAAAATATGTTCGTTTTGGGCGTTCTCTGCAGCATTTATAGCTTGGACCTAGATATCGCTCGCGAACAGGTTGCCTTTATTTTTGCCAAGAAGAGCGACCGCATAATCAGTGACAATGTAAAGCTGTTGGAAGCGGGTCATGAATGGGCGGAAATAAATCTCGATATTAAATACCGAATTCCGCCGTCTGAAATCCAAAAGCCTCAAATTGTCGTTAATGGCAATATTGCGCTGGGACTGGGCGTCATGGCGTCGGGTATGGAGGTTTGTGCGATGTATCCCATCACACCGGCCACGTCGGCGTCGCATTATCTCAGCGGTGTGTTCGAGTCGGTCGGCGGGTTGGTGCATCAGGCGGAAGACGAAATCGCCGCCTGCGCATTCGCCATCGGAGCATCTTATGCCGGAAAGTGCGCCGTTACGATCACGTCCGGTCCTGGATTTTCCCTGAAGCAGGAAACCATCGGGCTCGCGGTCATGGGCGAAATTCCGCTGGTGGTCGTGAACGTACAACGCGGGGGACCTAGTACCGGGTTGCCTACGAAAGCGGAGCAGGGTGATCTACTATTTTCCTGCTTTGGCGGACATGGGGATGCACCCAAAGTGGTCATAGCTGCGGCGGATATAGAAGACTGCTTTTATTCCATGATCACGGCGCGCAAAATTGCCGAAACGTTCAATATGGTTGTCGTTGTGCTGACCGACGCTAATCTGGCATCGGCCCAGCAACCATTTGCCCGTCCTCAAATAAACGAGGAGTGGTTTGCCCCACCGGTCGATCAGAGCGCCGTCACCCACCGCGATAAACCTTACGATTGGAATGAGAAGACGGGCCTTGCTCGCCGGCTCATTCCAGGACAGCCGGGGGGTATGCATTGCTTGACCGGATTGGCCCACGATGAAATGAGCCGGGTTGCTTATAAGGCAGAGACCAACGAAACGGGCATGCGGGCACGTAGCTTAAAACTGGCGGCCTTGCAAAAAACCCTAAAGACACCAACGGTTTTTGGTGACGATGAAGGAGACCTCCTGGTCGTTGGCTGGGGGAGCACCAAAGGTGCCATTGAAGAAGCGATCAGCCGACTGCGAGCGGACGGCTGCAAGGTGTCTTCGCTGCACCTAAAGTTCCTTCAACCGATGGCGTCTGGCATCGGCGAAGTGTTGCAGCGGTTTGACAAAGTCATGACCGTTGAAAGCAACTGGTCCGACAACATTGAAGACGAAATCATCGATGCCGACAATCGGCGCTATTCCGAATTAGCGTTGTTGCTACGGGCGCGATACCTGATCGATGTCGACTGCTGGTCCGAGGTCAAGGGACAGCCGATAAAGCCTGGCTCTGTCGTTCGGGCGATCCGTGACAAGTTGCAAAAGAAAGGACCGTGA
- a CDS encoding DUF2877 domain-containing protein produces MMRLAARSVGSEAPSSAADGIVCGVFDRTCNIQLTDGSLLTCATSDYFDMPRGVRVREANGFKFNAVIPGGAAANLRGGILRFAGSGLAIDLRGAHVWTQKFKPVSRPSVRDILAFGFEVGPFSERDSEFSVRDLIGRGPGLTPEGDDTLTGLLAAPMLVAPDRPESQALSRDVLSHLHATNDISRQMLFDAAQGLFIEPIISMLSALYGQGCVQKSSQNLRAVGESSGPAMLLGILAGVADVENFNLQRQAA; encoded by the coding sequence ATGATGCGGCTCGCCGCACGATCCGTTGGAAGTGAAGCACCGTCATCCGCTGCTGATGGCATAGTCTGCGGTGTGTTCGACCGAACCTGTAATATCCAGCTCACAGATGGGAGCTTGTTAACCTGCGCCACTTCGGATTATTTCGACATGCCTCGGGGAGTCCGTGTCCGGGAAGCAAACGGTTTCAAGTTTAACGCGGTTATACCAGGAGGTGCAGCGGCCAATTTACGGGGTGGCATTCTCAGGTTCGCTGGAAGTGGCCTCGCAATTGATCTTCGCGGCGCGCATGTCTGGACACAGAAATTCAAGCCGGTTTCCCGTCCTTCGGTACGAGACATATTAGCCTTCGGTTTCGAGGTAGGTCCATTCAGTGAACGAGATTCCGAATTCTCGGTGCGGGACTTGATTGGCAGAGGGCCTGGATTAACACCTGAAGGGGACGACACTCTGACAGGACTCCTCGCCGCGCCGATGCTCGTGGCGCCAGATCGACCCGAGAGCCAAGCTTTGTCTCGGGACGTCCTGAGCCACCTTCACGCCACCAATGATATCAGTCGCCAAATGCTTTTCGATGCGGCACAGGGGTTGTTTATCGAGCCGATTATCTCGATGCTTTCTGCGCTTTATGGACAGGGGTGCGTTCAAAAATCCAGCCAGAATCTACGCGCCGTCGGCGAGAGTTCAGGGCCGGCTATGTTATTAGGAATTTTAGCAGGCGTGGCTGACGTGGAAAATTTTAATCTTCAACGACAAGCGGCGTGA
- a CDS encoding glutamyl-tRNA amidotransferase yields MAVELFVNGTLMKGLKLHKNLDGAEFLGAFTTKPMYRLYSINDIHPGMFKVSEGGVAVRGEMYRMSDEIWRHVEEGEPPNLYCGPVELDNGQTVNGILFPQDIAEANHKDISEFGDWRDYIASQNSQTP; encoded by the coding sequence ATGGCGGTTGAATTATTCGTAAATGGAACATTGATGAAGGGCTTGAAACTTCATAAAAATTTAGATGGCGCTGAGTTTTTAGGGGCGTTTACGACCAAGCCCATGTACCGGCTTTATTCGATCAACGATATTCATCCCGGCATGTTTAAGGTTTCCGAAGGCGGGGTCGCGGTGCGCGGCGAAATGTACCGTATGAGCGATGAAATATGGCGGCATGTGGAAGAAGGCGAGCCGCCAAACCTGTATTGCGGACCTGTTGAATTGGATAACGGTCAAACTGTTAATGGAATTCTGTTCCCGCAGGATATTGCCGAAGCCAATCACAAGGACATTTCTGAGTTCGGCGACTGGCGCGACTATATCGCATCTCAAAATAGCCAGACGCCCTAA
- a CDS encoding sulfide/dihydroorotate dehydrogenase-like FAD/NAD-binding protein, whose product MPEDSIPELGSGQAPSPLRPIEEDPSVEIVERQDFSDVTFLLKIQHPMLARAAQPGQFVIVISHEEGERIPLTIADFDREAGTVTLVIQAVGKTTKEMQINCQTGTRLFSVVGPMGLPSEIGGVKKVVCVGGGLGVAPVFPQARAFKESGAYVIGVVGFRTKELIFWEDKFKDTCDEFIICTDDGSAGIKGQVTLGITAAMEQHSDIGEVVAIGPPIMMKACAETTRTAGIKTTVSLNPVMVDGTGMCGGCRVKVDDGIKFACVDGPDFDGHQVDFDDLMNRLRRFAEDEKMAMEKWSESCRAAETPTA is encoded by the coding sequence ATGCCGGAAGACTCGATCCCAGAACTGGGTAGCGGCCAGGCGCCTAGCCCATTGCGCCCAATTGAAGAGGATCCAAGCGTAGAAATCGTCGAACGCCAGGATTTCTCGGACGTCACGTTCTTACTGAAAATCCAACACCCAATGCTGGCCAGGGCAGCCCAACCAGGCCAATTCGTAATCGTTATTTCGCACGAGGAAGGCGAACGTATTCCCTTGACGATCGCAGATTTTGACCGAGAGGCAGGCACGGTCACGCTGGTCATTCAGGCGGTTGGAAAAACGACCAAGGAAATGCAGATTAATTGCCAGACAGGGACCAGGCTTTTCAGCGTCGTCGGTCCAATGGGACTTCCGAGTGAAATAGGTGGTGTAAAGAAAGTGGTCTGTGTCGGCGGCGGTCTGGGTGTAGCACCGGTGTTTCCCCAGGCGCGCGCTTTCAAGGAAAGCGGTGCCTATGTGATTGGTGTCGTCGGATTTAGGACCAAGGAGCTGATTTTCTGGGAAGACAAATTTAAAGATACCTGCGACGAATTCATTATTTGTACCGACGATGGGTCAGCCGGAATTAAGGGCCAGGTAACTCTAGGAATCACGGCAGCAATGGAGCAACACAGCGATATCGGCGAAGTGGTCGCCATCGGCCCGCCCATCATGATGAAGGCCTGCGCGGAGACAACCCGCACCGCAGGAATCAAAACCACCGTCAGTCTTAATCCGGTCATGGTCGACGGAACCGGCATGTGCGGCGGCTGCCGGGTCAAGGTGGACGACGGGATCAAGTTCGCCTGCGTCGATGGACCTGATTTCGATGGTCACCAAGTGGACTTCGACGATCTCATGAATCGGCTCAGGCGGTTTGCCGAAGATGAAAAGATGGCGATGGAAAAATGGTCGGAATCGTGCCGTGCGGCGGAAACGCCGACGGCTTAG